The Shewanella sp. KX20019 genome window below encodes:
- a CDS encoding ABC transporter substrate-binding protein: MKQQLKRIGLVTSISVINLLLVACGPQKIPTGLVYCSEGNPESFNPQTVTSGTTIDATSQQLYDTLVDYDPITSSIIPALAISWQSSDDGLTYRFKLRSGVQFHQTDYFTPTRHFNADDVLFSFNRIIDPENPYHSVSANGYPFFQSIGLSQTVKQIEKVADDEVVFHLNMSDASFLSNLATGFSIILSQEYADTLLEDHSLDKLDRYPIGTGPFKLTKYVKNEYIRYHRNEQFWRKRPEFEHLVFDITPRSTARLTKLITGDCNVSALPKAGELPVIKQHDHLELDTQLGFNVAFWAFNTKKAPFDDVRVRKALAYAVDKQNIIRAVYQETAIRATGMLPPQSWAYQYNRSNYGYNPQKAKELLKEAGVEKLNIDVWAMPVARIYNPNALKTAELIQADLANIGVRVNIVTYDWSVFNQKLNRRDYDSVLIGWNADNSDPDNFFSPILSCAAQDSSSNRAQWCNPEMDNILAKAKATTIKAERKKLYQQAEKLFNEQLPMLPFAHATQLTIKQKNIKQTQLTPFGGISFENTMKIPPEEMH, translated from the coding sequence ATGAAACAGCAGCTAAAGCGAATAGGACTTGTAACCAGTATATCGGTGATAAACCTGTTACTTGTTGCCTGTGGACCGCAAAAGATCCCCACAGGCTTGGTCTATTGCTCAGAAGGTAATCCCGAAAGCTTTAATCCGCAGACGGTGACATCAGGTACCACTATTGATGCTACGTCGCAGCAATTGTACGACACCCTCGTTGATTACGATCCCATTACTAGCTCTATAATTCCCGCTTTGGCCATATCTTGGCAAAGTAGCGACGACGGTCTTACTTATCGATTTAAACTTCGCAGCGGCGTTCAGTTTCACCAAACAGACTACTTTACTCCGACAAGACACTTTAATGCTGACGATGTTTTGTTTTCTTTTAACCGCATTATCGATCCCGAAAATCCTTATCACAGTGTTTCAGCAAACGGTTATCCGTTCTTTCAAAGTATCGGTTTAAGTCAAACGGTTAAGCAGATAGAAAAAGTGGCAGATGATGAAGTTGTGTTTCATCTAAATATGAGTGATGCCTCTTTTCTCTCGAATCTTGCAACCGGCTTTTCCATTATTTTATCCCAAGAGTATGCCGATACCCTGCTTGAAGATCACAGCCTAGATAAATTAGATCGCTATCCTATTGGTACAGGGCCTTTTAAACTGACCAAATATGTCAAAAATGAATATATTCGTTATCATCGTAATGAGCAGTTTTGGCGTAAACGCCCCGAGTTTGAACACCTGGTTTTTGACATCACCCCACGAAGTACGGCTAGGTTAACCAAATTGATCACTGGCGATTGTAATGTATCCGCTCTACCCAAAGCGGGTGAGCTTCCGGTTATAAAACAGCATGATCACTTAGAGCTCGACACCCAACTTGGTTTTAATGTCGCTTTTTGGGCCTTTAATACCAAAAAAGCACCATTTGATGATGTTAGAGTGAGAAAAGCACTCGCTTATGCTGTAGATAAACAAAATATTATTCGAGCCGTATATCAAGAGACTGCAATTAGGGCTACAGGCATGTTGCCGCCGCAATCTTGGGCTTATCAGTACAACCGCAGTAATTATGGTTACAACCCACAAAAAGCAAAAGAGTTGCTAAAGGAAGCCGGCGTTGAGAAACTCAACATTGATGTTTGGGCGATGCCAGTTGCACGTATTTATAACCCTAATGCATTAAAAACAGCTGAATTAATTCAGGCCGATTTAGCTAATATCGGCGTAAGAGTAAATATAGTGACCTACGACTGGAGCGTATTTAATCAAAAGCTTAATCGCAGAGACTATGATTCAGTGCTGATAGGTTGGAATGCCGATAATAGCGACCCAGATAACTTTTTCTCCCCTATACTGAGTTGCGCTGCGCAGGACTCTTCAAGCAATAGAGCGCAATGGTGCAATCCAGAAATGGACAACATATTGGCAAAAGCAAAAGCGACTACGATAAAGGCCGAACGTAAGAAACTCTATCAACAAGCAGAAAAACTCTTTAATGAACAGCTACCTATGTTGCCATTTGCTCACGCTACCCAGTTAACCATTAAGCAAAAAAACATCAAACAAACTCAGCTGACACCTTTTGGTGGGATCTCATTCGAGAACACCATGAAAATCCCCCCAGAGGAGATGCACTAA
- a CDS encoding ABC transporter permease, whose product MGRYLLRRLNLFLATSLVLIGVLFIATSYFPVEQQYALTGIESPTTEQLVLSRSEYQLDSNQFRQFLAYTQQRVSGNLGVSITSQKPVIDELSQVLPASFELAIVAGILAMCLGVPLGILASLSKNKITQHSIMAITLTGYSIPVFWLGLSLSLWFGVELGWLPISGRINLLYEIEPTTGFMLIDTLLTQSIYRTSAFLDAVQHIVLPAITLAVLPFTVVVRITRSAMLHIMNEPYIRAAEARGLHTGTIVLRHALPNALIPVLKNMGLMLGTFASYAMIVEVIFSWPGVGSWLVSGIYQRDYTVIQGGVLGVALIIIFFSIFIDVLHNAFNPITRKEIYAAN is encoded by the coding sequence ATGGGTCGTTATTTATTAAGAAGGCTCAACTTATTTCTGGCCACCTCATTAGTATTAATCGGTGTTTTATTCATTGCGACCAGCTATTTTCCCGTCGAGCAACAGTATGCTTTAACCGGGATAGAGTCCCCAACAACAGAGCAGCTCGTGTTAAGCCGCAGTGAATACCAACTCGACAGTAATCAATTTCGTCAGTTTCTTGCCTATACCCAGCAAAGGGTTAGCGGCAACCTCGGTGTCTCTATTACCTCACAGAAACCCGTTATCGATGAACTGAGTCAAGTACTACCGGCATCGTTCGAATTAGCTATCGTCGCTGGCATACTGGCGATGTGTCTAGGGGTTCCTTTAGGCATATTGGCGTCACTCAGTAAGAACAAAATCACCCAGCATAGTATTATGGCGATTACACTTACGGGTTATTCGATCCCTGTATTTTGGCTAGGGTTATCTTTATCACTCTGGTTTGGCGTTGAACTTGGTTGGTTACCTATCTCCGGCCGAATTAATTTGCTGTATGAGATTGAACCCACGACCGGCTTTATGCTTATTGACACGCTGCTAACTCAGTCTATATATCGCACTTCTGCATTTTTAGACGCAGTGCAACATATTGTGTTGCCAGCTATAACACTGGCAGTACTACCGTTCACGGTAGTCGTCAGAATAACCCGTTCTGCAATGTTGCATATTATGAATGAGCCTTATATTCGTGCCGCTGAAGCGCGTGGACTACACACGGGTACCATAGTATTACGCCACGCGCTACCAAATGCCTTGATACCCGTACTTAAAAACATGGGATTGATGCTCGGGACATTTGCAAGTTACGCCATGATAGTTGAAGTCATCTTTTCCTGGCCGGGTGTTGGTAGTTGGCTAGTCTCTGGTATATACCAGCGTGACTATACGGTTATTCAAGGTGGGGTATTAGGCGTTGCATTAATCATCATCTTCTTCAGTATTTTTATTGATGTGTTACATAACGCCTTCAATCCAATCACGAGGAAAGAAATTTATGCCGCGAATTAG